The window GGAGTCCGCCCGGGACACGGAACGCTTCGACTGCAACCTGGTGGTGGCGGCGGTCTTCGACGAGGAGGGCTCCAACACGGGGATGACCTCCGCCGTCCCCGTCCTGGCGGAGCTGGCGGAAGCGGAGGGGGTGCGCTACATCGCCGCCGTCAACACGGAACCCACCGACGCCGGGCTCCCCGGGGCGGCCACGCCGGGGTACTTCCCCGGCACCATCGGCAAGGCGCTGCCCCTGGTCTACACCGTCGGTCAGGAGGCCCACGGCGGCAGCTACTACAGCGGCCTGAGCGCGACGTTCCTGCAGGACTGCATCAACGACGAGCTGGAGGCCCGGCCGGAGCTCGCCGAAACCGGCGCGGGGACCGTCACCATACCGCCCTTCCTCCTGCACCGCCAGTGCCGCCAGCGGGAGCACTACTCCGTCTCCATCCCCCATTACAGCGCGGCCTACTACAACATCTTCACCCTCGGCCGGAGCCCGGCGGAGATCCTGGAGCTCTTCCGGGAGGCCGCGGTACGGGGAGCGGCGAAGGCCCTGGACCGGCTGCACACCTCCTACCGCAGCCTGCGCGACGCGGGGTACCGGGGCGAACCCCAGCTCCCCACGGAGGCGCCCGTACTGACCTACCGGGAACTCCACGCGGAGGCGGCGGCGAACCATCCCGGCGATCTCAGGCAGGCGGAAGCGGAGTGGAGCGCCGAGCTGGCCGCCGGCGGGGCGGATCTCCGGGAACAGTGCATCGGGCTGGTGGAACGGCTGCTTGCCTGGCGGAATCGCGGCCCCGCCGTGGTCGTCGGACTGCTCCCGCCCTTCATGCCCTTCCGCTCCAGCTACGGCCACACCGAGGCGGAGGTGTCCCTGCGCAGGGCTGCCGCCGACACGGCACGCTACGCCCGGGACCGCTTCGGCCGGACCGTGGCGGAGATGCCCGCCTTCGGCGGCCTCTGCGACCTGAGCTATGTGGGCTGCGACATGACCCCGGCGGAGCAGCGCAGCCTGCAGGAGAACCTCCCCGGCTGGGGAGCCCTCTACAGCCTTCCACTGGAAGCCATGGAGCGGCTGCACATGCCGATCGTCAACATGGGCCCCCTGGGACGGGACGCCCATACCTGGAAGGAGCGGCTGGAACGGGACTACGCCCTGGGCGAACTCCCCCATCTCCTGCGCCGGCTCGTCGACCGCCTGGCCGCGGAGGACGCCGGCTGACACTCCGGACATCGGGGGCGCGACGACGACAGCGCGCCGTGGCGGAGGGAATCGCTCCGCCCAGGGGATTGCGACCCTTCTGTCAGGGCGACAAAAGGCTGTCCCGGGGAATCGCACAGAGGAAAAGGGGCACGGGGATCTCCGTCCCCATGCCGCGTCGTTTTGCCGTACTTCATCCGAACAGGCTATGCGGCGGGACTACCTCCGCGCCACACCACTCTCCCTGGCGGCGGCGGCCACCGCTTCGGCCACGCGGGGGACCACACGTTCGTCCAGCGGCTCGGGGATCACGAAATCGGGCCGCAGTTCCGCTTCCGGCACCAGCTCGGCCAGGGCCTTGGCGGCGGCGAGCTTCATGGGCTCGTTGACGGTGGTGGCCCGGGCCTCCAGGGCGCCCCGGAAGATCCCCGGGAAACCGAGACAGTTGTTCACCTGGTTGGGGAAGTCGCTCCGCCCGGTGGCCACCACGGCGGCACCGGCCTCCCTGGCCTCGTCTGGGTAGATCTCCGGCGTGGGGTTGGCCATGGCGAAGAGGATGGGATCGTCGGCCATGGAACGGACCATCTCACGGGTCACCAGTCCCGGCGCGGAGACACCCAAAAAGAGATCGGCCCCCTTGAGACACCCCTCCAGGCTGCCCTGCATCCCCTCGGGGTTGGTCATCCCGGCGATCTCCTCCTTGGCCCAGTTGAGGTGATCACGCCCCGGGAAGATGGCGCCGCGGCGGTCGCAGAGGGTCACGTTCTCCGCACCCTCGGAGAGCATGAGCTTGGTGATGGCCACCCCGGCGGCGCCGGCGCCGGAGACGACAATCTTGCTCTCCTTCAGCTTTCGGCCGGTGATCTTCATGGCGTTCCAGACCCCGGCCATGGCGATCACCGCCGTACCGTGCTGGTCATCGTGGAAGACAGGGATGTCCGTTTTCGCCTGGAGCTTCCGCTCGATCTCGAAGCAGTTGGGCGCGGCGATATCCTCCAGGTTGATACCGCCGAAGGAGGAGGCCGTCAGCGCCGCCACCTCCACCACCGTATCGGGATCGGTGCTGTCCACGCAGATGGGGAAGGCGTCGATGCCGGCGAAGCGCTTGAAGAGCACGCACTTGCCCTCCATCACCGGCAGCGAGGCGTCGGCGCCGATGTCGCCCAGCCCCAGAACGGCGGTTCCGTCGGTGATCACGGCCACCATGTTGCCCTTGGAGGTCACCTCGTAGAGCTCCTCCCGCTCCGCCTCGATGGCCCGGCAGGGCTCGGCCACACCGGGGGTGTAGACCAGCGCCAGGTCGCGCATGGTGTTCACGTCGATCTTGCTCTCCACCCGCAGCTTGCCGCGGTGTTTTCTGTGCAGTGCCAGCGCCTCTTCGTAGATCGATTCCTTTGCCATCGAATCCTCCTCGTTTCCTGGTAAGAGATCTTCCGTCCCGGTACGCCACCGGGGCGCCCCCTATTATGCACTATCCTCCCAGCACATTGGGCAGGAACATGATGATGTCCTGGAAATAGGTGAGGATCAGCAGATCCAGCAGCAGGATCGCCAGATAGGGGAAGATCTCCCGGGTGATCCGCTCGATCGGAATGCGCGTGATGCTGGAGACAACAAACAGGTCAAGTCCCACAGGGGGCGTGATGCAGCCGATAGCCAGGTTGACCACCATCAGGACGCCCAGAAAGACAGGGTCGATCCCCAGCGTGAGCGCCACCGGCAGCAGGATGGGCGTCAGGATGACCACCGCCGCCGAGGCGTTGACCAGGGTGCCGATAAAGAGCAGCAGAACGTTGAGAAGCATCAGAAAGACGATGGGGTTGTCGGTGAAGGAGGCGAAGGCCTCGCCGAGCCTGTGGGGAATCTGGGCGTTGGTGAGGATCCACCCGAAGAGGTTGGCCGCCCCGACGACGAACATGATCATCACCGTGCTTACGGCGGCGTTGAAGACCACCCTGGGGACATCCCTGACCTTGAGCTCCCGGTAGACGAACATCCCCACGAAGGCGCCGTAGACGGCCGCCACGGCGGCGGCCTCGGTGGGTGTGAAGATCCCCCCGTAGATCCCGCCGAGGATGATCACCGGCATCATCAGCGCCCAGACGCAGTCCTTGAAGGTCCGGCCGATCCGGGCCAGAGACATCTGCCCTTCGCCGACGTAGCCGCGCCGCTTGGAGATGAACCAGCTCACCAGGCACATGGACCCGCCCATCAGGATGCCGGGGATGAACCCGCCCAGGAAGAGATCGGCGATGGAGGCGTCGGCCACGACGCCGTAGACCACCATGGTGATGCTCGGCGGGATGACGATCCCCACCGTACCGCCGCTGGCCACCACCGAAGCGGCGAAGGACTTCTTGTAGCCCCGCTTTTCCATCTCGTCGATCAGCGCCGTTCCGATGGCCGCTGTGGTCGCCGCCGAAGAACCCGAGAGGGCGGCGAAGAACATCCCCGAAACGGCCACTACCAGCGCCAGACCGCCGGCCAGGGCCCCCACCAGTGCGCTGGCAAAGTCCACGATCCGCCGGGTGACACCCCCCGAGGACATGAAGGCCCCGGCCAGCATGAAGAAGGGCACCGCCATGAAGGAAAAGGAATCAACGGAGGTGAAGATCCGCTGGGGCACCACCATCAGGGGGAGATCGAGGATGCCCGTGAGGACCACCGCCGCGGCGAGGCCCAGCCCCACGGCGATGGGCGCCCCTGTCAGGAGCACGGCGAAGAAGGTGAGCAGAATGGTTGCTAGGACCACAAGGATCCCTCCTCTCTCTGCAGCGTCACGCCCGCTGGGTCACACCATCCGACGCTACGCATCGTGCAGCTCCGGAAGGGTCTTCTCCGCCGGTGTCAGCAGGGTTTCGAGAAACTGTTCCAGCAGGTTGAGGAGCATGGCCCCCGACCCGACGGGAATGGCGTAGTAGACATAGGACATCTTGATCTGGAGCGCCGGGGAGGTCTGCCAGACCACCCGCTGCACCATGGCCATGCCGTTCTGCAGGAGGATCACCATAAAGAGAAACGTCAGAAGATAGGCGGCGATACGGAGCGCCTTGAGGGTCTTCCCCCGGAACCGCTGCGTCAGCAGCCCCACCGTCATGTGCCGCCCCATCCGCTGGACCACGGGAATACCGAGGAAAACCGTCCAGACAAAGAGATAGCGGGCCAGCTCCTCGGAGAAGGAGAGCGAATTGTGGAAGACATAGCGCGACACCACCTGGACAAAGATGATGATCAGCATGAGGCCGAGGGAGAGCGTGATCGCCTTGCG of the Synergistales bacterium genome contains:
- a CDS encoding M20/M25/M40 family metallo-hydrolase, coding for MKERLYRQLLELVAVPSVTGTDGEIETARRLRDSLAGEAYFQAHPEHLRLAPGPDGLRHSLVALVRAARETDRTVLCIGHFDVVDTDVYGDLEDLAFDPPALEKALREKQLEGAVREDLDSGDWIFGRGTMDMKCGVLLELDMLRESARDTERFDCNLVVAAVFDEEGSNTGMTSAVPVLAELAEAEGVRYIAAVNTEPTDAGLPGAATPGYFPGTIGKALPLVYTVGQEAHGGSYYSGLSATFLQDCINDELEARPELAETGAGTVTIPPFLLHRQCRQREHYSVSIPHYSAAYYNIFTLGRSPAEILELFREAAVRGAAKALDRLHTSYRSLRDAGYRGEPQLPTEAPVLTYRELHAEAAANHPGDLRQAEAEWSAELAAGGADLREQCIGLVERLLAWRNRGPAVVVGLLPPFMPFRSSYGHTEAEVSLRRAAADTARYARDRFGRTVAEMPAFGGLCDLSYVGCDMTPAEQRSLQENLPGWGALYSLPLEAMERLHMPIVNMGPLGRDAHTWKERLERDYALGELPHLLRRLVDRLAAEDAG
- a CDS encoding NADP-dependent malic enzyme; its protein translation is MAKESIYEEALALHRKHRGKLRVESKIDVNTMRDLALVYTPGVAEPCRAIEAEREELYEVTSKGNMVAVITDGTAVLGLGDIGADASLPVMEGKCVLFKRFAGIDAFPICVDSTDPDTVVEVAALTASSFGGINLEDIAAPNCFEIERKLQAKTDIPVFHDDQHGTAVIAMAGVWNAMKITGRKLKESKIVVSGAGAAGVAITKLMLSEGAENVTLCDRRGAIFPGRDHLNWAKEEIAGMTNPEGMQGSLEGCLKGADLFLGVSAPGLVTREMVRSMADDPILFAMANPTPEIYPDEAREAGAAVVATGRSDFPNQVNNCLGFPGIFRGALEARATTVNEPMKLAAAKALAELVPEAELRPDFVIPEPLDERVVPRVAEAVAAAARESGVARR
- a CDS encoding TRAP transporter large permease; the encoded protein is MLLTFFAVLLTGAPIAVGLGLAAAVVLTGILDLPLMVVPQRIFTSVDSFSFMAVPFFMLAGAFMSSGGVTRRIVDFASALVGALAGGLALVVAVSGMFFAALSGSSAATTAAIGTALIDEMEKRGYKKSFAASVVASGGTVGIVIPPSITMVVYGVVADASIADLFLGGFIPGILMGGSMCLVSWFISKRRGYVGEGQMSLARIGRTFKDCVWALMMPVIILGGIYGGIFTPTEAAAVAAVYGAFVGMFVYRELKVRDVPRVVFNAAVSTVMIMFVVGAANLFGWILTNAQIPHRLGEAFASFTDNPIVFLMLLNVLLLFIGTLVNASAAVVILTPILLPVALTLGIDPVFLGVLMVVNLAIGCITPPVGLDLFVVSSITRIPIERITREIFPYLAILLLDLLILTYFQDIIMFLPNVLGG
- a CDS encoding TRAP transporter small permease, which encodes MKVLHSINEWIDYVLRKAITLSLGLMLIIIFVQVVSRYVFHNSLSFSEELARYLFVWTVFLGIPVVQRMGRHMTVGLLTQRFRGKTLKALRIAAYLLTFLFMVILLQNGMAMVQRVVWQTSPALQIKMSYVYYAIPVGSGAMLLNLLEQFLETLLTPAEKTLPELHDA